The following coding sequences lie in one Pseudomonas monsensis genomic window:
- the mutL gene encoding DNA mismatch repair endonuclease MutL, translating to MSQVLNTARIELLSPRLANQIAAGEVVERPASVIKELLENSLDSGAKRIDVDVEQGGVKLLRVRDDGSGISADDLPLALARHATSKIRNLEDLEQVMSLGFRGEALASISSVARLTLTSRTRDADQAWQVETEGRDMAPRVQPAAHPVGTSVEVRDLFFNTPARRKFLKTEKTEFDHLQEVIKRLALARFDVAFHLRHNGKTILSLHEAHDDAARARRVAAICGSGFLEQALPIEIERNGLHLWGWVGLPTFNRSQADLQYFFVNGRAVRDKLVAHAVRQAYRDVLFNGRHPTFALFFEVDPAAVDVNVHPTKHEVRFRDGRMVHDFLYGTLHRALGDVRPEDQLAGSVTTAVVRPTGIEAGEFGPQGEMRLAANALLEQPQAQPAFNTSSGASAGGAYQYQYTPRPQSAVPPAAEAQAAYREFFAPLPEANANALPAGQEDTPPLGYALAQLKGIYILSENAQGLVLVDMHAAHERIMYERLKIAMASEGLSGQPLLVPESLAVSQREADCAEEHAAWFQRLGFELQRLGPETLAIRQIPALLKQAEANRLVGDVLSDLMEYGTSDRIQAHLNELLGTMACHGAIRANRRLALPEMNGLLRDMENTERSGQCNHGRPTWTQLGLDDLDKLFLRGR from the coding sequence ATGAGCCAGGTGCTGAACACTGCCCGCATCGAACTGCTCAGCCCACGGCTGGCGAACCAGATCGCCGCCGGTGAGGTGGTCGAGCGCCCGGCCTCGGTGATCAAGGAACTGCTGGAAAACAGCCTCGATTCCGGTGCCAAACGCATCGACGTCGACGTCGAGCAGGGTGGCGTCAAGCTGCTGCGGGTGCGCGACGACGGCAGCGGCATTTCTGCCGATGACCTGCCGCTGGCGCTGGCCCGTCACGCCACCAGTAAGATCCGCAACCTCGAAGACCTCGAGCAGGTGATGAGCCTGGGGTTTCGCGGTGAGGCCCTGGCGTCGATCAGCTCTGTGGCGCGCCTGACCCTGACCTCGCGCACTCGCGATGCCGACCAGGCGTGGCAGGTCGAGACTGAGGGTCGCGACATGGCGCCTCGCGTTCAGCCCGCGGCACATCCGGTCGGTACGTCGGTGGAGGTGCGCGATCTGTTCTTCAACACCCCGGCGCGGCGCAAATTCCTCAAGACCGAAAAAACCGAATTCGATCACCTGCAAGAAGTGATCAAGCGTCTGGCGCTGGCGCGTTTCGACGTGGCCTTCCACCTGCGCCACAACGGCAAGACCATCCTCAGTCTGCACGAGGCTCACGATGATGCGGCCCGCGCCCGGCGCGTGGCGGCGATCTGCGGTTCGGGCTTCCTTGAGCAGGCCTTGCCGATCGAAATTGAACGCAATGGCCTGCACTTGTGGGGCTGGGTCGGTTTGCCGACGTTCAACCGCAGCCAGGCGGATTTGCAGTATTTCTTTGTGAATGGCCGCGCGGTACGCGACAAACTGGTGGCCCACGCGGTGCGCCAGGCCTATCGCGACGTGCTGTTCAACGGCCGGCATCCGACCTTCGCGCTGTTTTTCGAGGTTGATCCGGCCGCGGTCGACGTCAACGTCCACCCGACCAAGCACGAAGTGCGCTTCCGTGACGGGCGCATGGTGCATGACTTCCTTTACGGCACGCTGCACCGCGCACTGGGCGATGTGCGCCCCGAGGATCAGTTGGCCGGTTCCGTGACGACCGCTGTCGTGCGGCCAACCGGTATCGAGGCTGGCGAGTTCGGTCCGCAGGGTGAAATGCGTCTGGCGGCCAATGCGCTGCTCGAGCAGCCACAGGCGCAACCGGCGTTCAATACCTCGTCTGGCGCCAGTGCTGGCGGCGCTTATCAGTATCAGTACACGCCGCGGCCGCAATCGGCGGTGCCGCCAGCCGCCGAAGCTCAAGCCGCGTACCGTGAGTTTTTCGCGCCGCTGCCCGAGGCCAATGCCAACGCGCTGCCGGCCGGTCAGGAGGACACTCCGCCACTGGGTTACGCGCTGGCGCAGCTCAAAGGCATCTACATCCTGTCCGAGAACGCCCAGGGTCTGGTGCTGGTGGACATGCATGCCGCCCACGAGCGGATCATGTACGAACGCCTGAAAATTGCCATGGCCAGCGAAGGCCTCAGCGGCCAGCCGTTGCTGGTGCCGGAATCGCTGGCGGTGAGTCAGCGTGAGGCCGATTGCGCTGAAGAGCACGCCGCGTGGTTCCAGCGCCTCGGTTTCGAGCTACAGCGTCTTGGCCCGGAAACATTGGCCATCCGCCAGATCCCCGCGTTGCTCAAACAGGCTGAAGCCAACCGCCTGGTCGGCGACGTGCTGTCGGATTTGATGGAGTACGGCACCAGCGACCGGATTCAGGCGCACCTCAACGAACTGCTCGGCACCATGGCCTGCCACGGCGCGATCCGCGCCAACCGGCGTCTGGCCCTGCCTGAAATGAACGGCCTGCTGCGCGACATGGAAAACACCGAGCGCAGCGGTCAATGCAACCATGGCCGACCGACCTGGACCCAACTGGGCCTGGACGATCTGGACAAACTGTTCCTGCGCGGTCGTTGA
- the miaA gene encoding tRNA (adenosine(37)-N6)-dimethylallyltransferase MiaA: MSQLPPAIFLMGPTAAGKTDLAIELTKVLPCELISVDSALVYRGMDIGTAKPSKELLAEFPHRLIDILDPSEAYSAADFRRDALQAMAEITARGKIPLLVGGTMLYYKALVEGLADMPAADPGVRAQIEEEAARLGWQALHDQLAVIDPVSAARIHPNDPQRLSRALEVYRVSGQSMTALRQQQSAQSTEAAASGLQQLPYTVANLAIAPANRQVLHERIKQRFTNMLEQGFIDEVVALRKRSDLHSGLPSIRAVGYRQVWDYLDGKLTLAEMQERGIIATRQLAKRQFTWLRSWEDLHWLDSLDCDNLPRALKYLGTISILS, encoded by the coding sequence ATGAGCCAGCTCCCTCCAGCGATTTTCCTGATGGGCCCGACCGCTGCGGGCAAGACCGACCTGGCCATCGAACTGACCAAGGTGCTGCCGTGCGAGCTGATCAGTGTCGATTCGGCGCTGGTCTATCGTGGCATGGACATCGGCACCGCCAAGCCGTCGAAAGAGCTGCTGGCCGAATTTCCCCATCGCTTGATCGACATTCTCGATCCGAGTGAAGCCTATTCCGCTGCCGATTTTCGTCGCGATGCCCTGCAAGCGATGGCCGAGATCACCGCACGGGGGAAAATTCCGCTGCTGGTGGGCGGCACGATGCTCTATTACAAGGCTTTGGTCGAAGGTCTGGCGGACATGCCGGCGGCCGATCCCGGGGTTCGTGCGCAGATCGAGGAAGAGGCTGCACGCCTTGGCTGGCAGGCCCTGCACGATCAGTTGGCGGTCATCGACCCGGTCTCGGCAGCGCGGATTCATCCGAACGATCCGCAGCGCTTGAGTCGGGCACTGGAAGTTTATCGGGTCAGCGGTCAGAGCATGACTGCCCTGCGTCAGCAACAATCTGCGCAAAGTACTGAAGCCGCCGCTTCGGGACTGCAACAATTGCCCTATACTGTCGCGAACTTGGCGATTGCTCCGGCAAACCGTCAGGTATTGCACGAGCGCATTAAACAAAGATTCACAAATATGTTGGAACAGGGATTCATCGACGAGGTCGTAGCCCTGCGTAAAAGAAGTGACCTGCATTCAGGGTTGCCGTCTATACGTGCAGTAGGTTACCGCCAAGTCTGGGATTACCTGGATGGCAAGCTGACGTTGGCCGAAATGCAGGAGCGCGGCATCATCGCCACGCGCCAATTGGCCAAACGCCAGTTCACCTGGCTGCGCAGCTGGGAAGATTTACACTGGCTGGACAGTCTTGATTGCGACAATCTGCCACGCGCCTTGAAATACCTCGGGACCATCTCCATATTGAGCTGA
- the hfq gene encoding RNA chaperone Hfq has translation MSKGHSLQDPYLNTLRKEKVGVSIYLVNGIKLQGTIESFDQFVILLKNTVSQMVYKHAISTVVPVRPIRLPSATESEAGDAEPGNA, from the coding sequence ATGTCAAAAGGGCATTCGCTACAAGACCCTTACTTGAATACTTTACGTAAAGAGAAAGTTGGGGTTTCCATCTACCTGGTCAACGGTATCAAGCTGCAAGGCACGATCGAGTCGTTCGACCAGTTCGTGATCCTGCTGAAAAACACCGTGAGCCAGATGGTTTACAAACACGCTATCTCGACAGTAGTGCCGGTTCGTCCAATTCGTCTGCCTAGCGCAACCGAATCCGAAGCAGGTGACGCTGAGCCAGGTAACGCCTGA
- the hflX gene encoding ribosome rescue GTPase HflX, translating to MFFERHGGGERVILVHLDGQDPEAREDPQEFQELANSAGAETVAFFNVPRHRPTAKYLIGSGKVEELRDLVHAEKADLVIFNHILTPSQERNLERVFECRVIDRTGLILDIFAQRARTHEGKLQVELAQLDHMSTRLVRGWTHLERQGGGIGMRGPGETQLETDRRLLRVRLRQIKGRLEKVRSQREQSRRGRSRADIPTVSLVGYTNAGKSTLFNNVTKSEVYAADQLFATLDPTLRRLELDDLGPIVLADTVGFIRHLPHKLVEAFRSTLEESSNSDLLLHVIDAAEPDRMLQIEQVMVVLGEIGAQDLPILEVYNKLDLLEGVEPQIQRDADGKPQRVWLSARDGTGLELLEQAIAELLGSDLFVGTLRLPQRFARLRAQFFEIGAVQKEEHDEEGISLLAVRLPRVELNRLVSREGLQPMEFIEQHTLQ from the coding sequence TTGTTCTTTGAGCGCCACGGTGGTGGTGAGCGAGTCATTCTCGTTCACTTGGATGGACAGGACCCTGAGGCGCGCGAAGATCCGCAGGAGTTTCAGGAACTGGCTAATTCGGCGGGCGCCGAGACCGTTGCGTTTTTTAACGTACCGCGTCATCGGCCAACCGCCAAATACCTGATTGGCAGTGGCAAGGTCGAGGAGTTGCGAGACCTGGTCCATGCCGAGAAGGCCGATCTGGTGATTTTCAATCACATCCTCACGCCCAGTCAGGAACGTAACCTCGAACGTGTTTTCGAGTGTCGCGTGATTGACCGTACCGGTCTGATTCTCGATATTTTCGCCCAGCGCGCCCGGACCCATGAAGGCAAGCTCCAGGTCGAACTGGCCCAGCTTGACCACATGAGCACCCGACTGGTTCGCGGCTGGACTCACCTTGAGCGTCAGGGTGGCGGTATCGGCATGCGCGGCCCGGGTGAAACCCAACTGGAAACCGACCGCCGTCTGCTGCGGGTGCGCCTGCGCCAGATCAAGGGCCGTCTGGAGAAAGTCCGCAGCCAGCGTGAGCAATCGCGACGCGGCCGGTCCCGTGCGGATATTCCCACTGTGTCCCTGGTGGGCTACACCAACGCCGGCAAGTCCACGCTGTTCAATAACGTGACCAAGTCCGAGGTGTACGCGGCTGACCAGTTGTTCGCCACGCTGGACCCGACCTTGCGCCGTCTGGAACTGGACGACCTTGGGCCGATCGTTCTGGCCGACACCGTAGGTTTCATTCGTCACTTGCCGCACAAGCTGGTCGAGGCATTTCGGTCTACGCTCGAAGAGTCGAGCAACTCCGACCTGCTGTTGCACGTGATTGATGCCGCCGAACCGGATCGCATGTTGCAGATCGAGCAGGTGATGGTGGTGCTGGGCGAGATTGGGGCCCAGGACTTGCCGATCCTCGAGGTATACAACAAACTCGATTTGCTTGAAGGCGTTGAGCCACAAATCCAGCGCGATGCCGATGGCAAGCCGCAACGGGTCTGGCTGTCGGCGCGTGATGGCACGGGTCTGGAGCTGCTCGAGCAAGCCATCGCCGAGTTGCTGGGCAGTGATTTGTTCGTGGGTACCTTGCGTTTGCCGCAACGATTCGCTCGACTGCGTGCGCAGTTTTTCGAGATCGGTGCGGTGCAGAAAGAAGAACACGACGAAGAAGGCATCAGTTTGCTGGCCGTTCGTTTGCCCCGGGTCGAGCTGAATCGACTGGTAAGCCGCGAAGGATTGCAGCCGATGGAATTCATCGAGCAACACACTTTGCAATAA
- the hflK gene encoding FtsH protease activity modulator HflK has product MAWNEPGGNSNNQDPWGGKRRNNGDRKGPPDLDEAFRKLQESLNGLFGGGKKRGGDDGGGSGRSGGGFGGLLGIGLVVLAAVWLYSAVYVVDEQEQAVVLRFGKYYETVGPGLNIYFPPIDKKYMENVTRERAYTKQGQMLTEDENIVEVPLTVQYKISNLQDFVLNVDQPEISLQHATDSALRHVVGSTAMDQVLTEGRELMASEIKERLQRFLDTYRTGITVTQVNVQSAAAPREVQEAFDDVIRAREDEQRSRNQAETYANGVVPEARGQAQRIIENANGYRDETVSRAKGEADRFTKLVAEYRKAPEVTRERLYLDTMQEVFSNTSKVLVTGNKNGQSNLLYLPLDKMIQNSSGSNAPVTGSAAASSNTDVTPHVTDLPQSRTRETR; this is encoded by the coding sequence ATGGCTTGGAATGAGCCGGGTGGCAACTCGAATAATCAGGATCCTTGGGGTGGCAAGCGCCGCAATAACGGCGACCGCAAGGGGCCACCGGATCTCGACGAGGCCTTCCGAAAGCTGCAGGAAAGCCTGAACGGGTTGTTCGGTGGTGGTAAGAAACGCGGTGGTGATGACGGCGGTGGTTCGGGCAGGAGCGGTGGCGGCTTCGGCGGTCTGCTCGGCATCGGCCTCGTGGTGCTGGCGGCTGTCTGGCTGTACAGCGCGGTCTATGTGGTGGACGAGCAGGAGCAAGCCGTGGTGCTGCGCTTCGGCAAGTACTACGAGACGGTCGGCCCGGGCCTGAACATTTACTTCCCGCCGATCGACAAGAAGTATATGGAAAACGTCACGCGTGAGCGTGCGTACACCAAGCAGGGCCAGATGCTGACCGAAGACGAGAACATCGTCGAAGTGCCGCTGACCGTGCAGTACAAGATCAGCAACCTGCAGGATTTCGTGCTGAACGTCGATCAGCCGGAAATCAGCCTCCAGCATGCGACCGACAGTGCCCTGCGCCACGTGGTGGGTTCCACCGCCATGGATCAGGTGCTGACCGAAGGTCGTGAATTGATGGCCAGCGAAATCAAGGAGCGTCTGCAACGCTTCCTCGATACCTATCGCACCGGTATCACCGTTACTCAGGTCAACGTACAGAGCGCAGCGGCACCGCGTGAAGTGCAGGAAGCCTTCGACGACGTGATCCGTGCCCGTGAAGACGAGCAGCGTTCGCGTAACCAGGCTGAAACCTATGCCAACGGCGTGGTGCCGGAAGCCCGTGGTCAGGCCCAGCGTATCATCGAGAATGCCAACGGTTACCGCGACGAAACGGTCTCGCGCGCCAAGGGTGAGGCTGATCGCTTCACCAAACTGGTCGCCGAGTATCGCAAGGCCCCTGAAGTCACCCGTGAGCGTCTGTATCTGGACACCATGCAGGAAGTCTTCAGCAACACCAGCAAGGTACTCGTGACCGGCAACAAGAACGGCCAGAGCAACCTGCTTTACCTGCCGTTGGACAAAATGATTCAGAACAGTTCGGGCAGCAATGCACCGGTCACCGGTTCGGCCGCCGCCAGCAGCAACACGGACGTCACGCCGCATGTCACTGACCTGCCGCAGTCGCGCACAAGGGAGACCCGCTGA
- the hflC gene encoding protease modulator HflC, with product MSNKSLIALIVGVVVVLVGWNCFYIVAQTERAVLLQFGRVVQADVQPGLHVKVPYVNQVRKFDARLMTLDAPTQRFLTLEKKAVMVDAYAKWRVKDAERFYTATSGLKQIADERLSRRLESGLRDQFGKRTLHEVVSGERDALMADITASLNRMAEKELGIEVVDVRVKAIDLPKEVNRSVFERMSTEREREAREHRAKGNELAEGIRADADRQRRVLLAEAYRESEEIRGDGDAQAAAIYSKAYGQDQEFYGFYRSLRAYRESFANKSDVLVLDPSSDFFRYLEKAKP from the coding sequence ATGAGCAATAAATCGCTGATCGCCCTTATTGTTGGCGTCGTTGTAGTCCTGGTGGGCTGGAATTGCTTCTACATCGTCGCTCAGACCGAGCGTGCGGTGCTGCTGCAGTTCGGCCGTGTGGTTCAGGCTGATGTTCAGCCGGGCCTGCATGTGAAAGTGCCTTACGTTAACCAGGTGCGTAAATTCGACGCACGCCTGATGACGCTGGATGCACCGACGCAGCGCTTCCTGACCCTGGAAAAGAAAGCCGTGATGGTCGATGCCTATGCCAAGTGGCGCGTGAAAGATGCCGAGCGCTTCTACACCGCGACTTCCGGTCTGAAGCAGATCGCCGACGAGCGTCTGTCCCGTCGTCTGGAATCCGGTCTGCGTGACCAGTTCGGCAAGCGCACCTTGCACGAAGTGGTGTCGGGTGAGCGTGATGCGCTGATGGCTGACATCACTGCGTCGCTGAACAGGATGGCGGAAAAGGAGCTGGGGATCGAAGTTGTCGATGTCCGGGTCAAGGCCATCGACCTGCCGAAAGAAGTAAACCGCAGTGTGTTCGAGCGTATGAGCACCGAGCGTGAGCGTGAAGCTCGCGAGCACCGCGCCAAGGGTAACGAGCTGGCCGAAGGCATCCGTGCCGACGCCGATCGTCAACGCCGCGTGCTGCTGGCGGAAGCCTATCGTGAATCCGAAGAGATTCGCGGTGACGGCGATGCCCAAGCCGCTGCGATCTACTCCAAGGCCTACGGTCAGGATCAGGAATTCTATGGTTTCTACCGTAGCCTGCGCGCCTACCGTGAAAGCTTCGCGAACAAGTCCGACGTACTGGTCCTCGACCCAAGCAGCGACTTTTTCCGTTACCTGGAAAAGGCCAAGCCTTGA
- a CDS encoding ATP phosphoribosyltransferase regulatory subunit, producing the protein MATVDRWLLPDGIEEVLPPEAARIEVARRQVLDLFQSWGYEFVVTPHIEYLESLLTGAGQDLDLRTFKVIDPQSGRQMGFRADITPQVARIDAHTLRREGPSRLCYAGSVLHAQPRALSSSRSPIQLGAELYGDASPSSDVEVISLMLAMLQLADVPDVHMDLGHVGIYRGLARAAGLSGEVEQQLFDALQRKAIDEVITLTEGLPADLSGMLRALVDLCGGREVLSAARERLANAPAPVLAALEDLLAIAERLSARFPQLPLYFDLGELRGYHYHTGVVFAVFVPGVGQSIAQGGRYDDIGADFGRARPATGFSTDLKTLVTLGRAEIELPSGGIWMPDSTDAALWQQVCQLRSEGQRVVQALPGQPLAAARDADCDRQLIQQNGLWQVSPLAS; encoded by the coding sequence ATGGCAACGGTAGACCGCTGGCTGCTACCAGATGGCATCGAAGAAGTACTGCCACCGGAAGCGGCGCGCATTGAAGTCGCGCGTCGTCAGGTGTTGGATCTGTTCCAGAGCTGGGGTTACGAGTTTGTCGTGACTCCCCATATCGAGTACCTGGAATCCCTGCTGACCGGCGCGGGCCAGGACCTGGATCTGCGTACCTTCAAGGTCATCGACCCGCAATCGGGCCGGCAGATGGGGTTCCGTGCCGACATCACGCCGCAAGTGGCGCGCATTGATGCGCACACCCTGCGGCGCGAAGGCCCGAGCCGCCTGTGCTACGCCGGCAGCGTACTGCATGCCCAGCCGCGTGCACTGTCGTCCTCGCGCAGCCCGATCCAGCTGGGCGCCGAGTTGTACGGCGATGCCAGCCCGAGCAGTGACGTTGAAGTGATCAGCCTGATGCTGGCCATGCTGCAACTGGCCGATGTGCCGGATGTGCACATGGACCTCGGTCATGTCGGCATCTACCGTGGTCTGGCGCGCGCCGCCGGTCTGTCCGGTGAAGTCGAGCAGCAGTTGTTCGATGCGCTGCAACGCAAGGCCATCGACGAGGTCATTACCTTGACCGAAGGCTTGCCGGCAGACCTGTCCGGCATGCTGCGCGCGCTGGTCGATCTGTGTGGCGGTCGTGAAGTCCTCAGCGCTGCCCGCGAGCGCCTGGCCAATGCGCCGGCGCCGGTGCTGGCCGCACTGGAAGACTTGCTGGCGATCGCCGAGCGTCTGTCGGCGCGTTTCCCGCAGTTGCCGCTGTACTTCGACCTGGGCGAGCTGCGCGGCTACCACTACCACACGGGTGTGGTGTTCGCGGTGTTCGTGCCGGGCGTTGGCCAGTCCATCGCCCAGGGCGGTCGTTACGACGACATTGGCGCCGACTTCGGTCGTGCCCGCCCGGCAACCGGCTTCTCTACCGATTTGAAAACCCTGGTGACCCTGGGGCGTGCTGAGATCGAGCTACCGTCTGGCGGTATCTGGATGCCTGACAGTACGGATGCGGCACTCTGGCAGCAGGTTTGCCAGTTGCGCAGTGAGGGTCAGCGTGTCGTTCAGGCCTTGCCTGGACAACCTTTGGCCGCCGCCCGTGATGCGGACTGCGACCGGCAATTGATTCAGCAGAACGGGCTTTGGCAAGTATCGCCACTGGCTTCTTGA
- a CDS encoding adenylosuccinate synthase, translated as MGKNVVVLGTQWGDEGKGKIVDLLTEHAAAVVRYQGGHNAGHTLVIDGEKTVLHLIPSGVLREGVQCLIGNGVVVAPDALLREITKLEEKGVPVRERLRISPSCPLILSFHVALDQAREKARGELKIGTTGRGIGPAYEDKVARRGLRVGDLLNMPRFEDKLRELVDYHNFMLVGYYKEPAIEFEKTLAECKEYAELLKPLMLDVTAELHDLRRAGKDIMFEGAQGSLLDIDHGTYPYVTSSNTTAGGVATGSGVGPMFLDYILGITKAYTTRVGSGPFPTELFDEVGAHLAKQGHEFGATTGRARRCGWFDAVILRRAIDVNSISGICLTKLDVLDGLETINICTGYKDAQGNAVAPTDADSYVGLQPVYEEVPGWTESTVGAKTLEELPANARAYIKRVEQLIGAPIDIISTGPDRNETIVLRHPFA; from the coding sequence ATGGGTAAGAATGTCGTAGTCCTGGGCACCCAATGGGGTGATGAGGGCAAAGGCAAGATCGTTGATCTGCTGACCGAACATGCTGCCGCCGTAGTGCGCTACCAAGGTGGCCACAACGCTGGCCACACCCTGGTGATCGACGGCGAAAAAACCGTCTTGCACCTGATCCCGTCGGGCGTGCTGCGCGAAGGCGTGCAGTGCCTGATCGGCAACGGCGTGGTGGTTGCGCCTGACGCTCTGCTGCGAGAAATCACCAAGCTGGAAGAGAAAGGCGTACCGGTGCGCGAGCGCCTGCGTATCAGCCCGTCCTGCCCGCTGATCCTGTCCTTCCACGTAGCGCTGGACCAGGCTCGTGAAAAGGCCCGTGGCGAGCTGAAGATCGGTACCACCGGTCGCGGCATCGGCCCGGCATACGAAGACAAGGTTGCACGTCGTGGCCTGCGAGTTGGCGACCTGCTGAACATGCCGCGCTTCGAAGACAAACTGCGTGAGCTGGTGGATTACCACAACTTCATGCTGGTCGGTTACTACAAGGAGCCGGCCATTGAGTTTGAAAAGACGCTGGCCGAGTGCAAGGAATACGCTGAACTGCTCAAGCCGCTGATGCTGGACGTCACGGCCGAGCTGCACGACCTGCGTCGCGCCGGCAAAGACATCATGTTCGAAGGCGCTCAGGGTTCGTTGCTCGACATCGACCACGGTACCTATCCGTACGTGACCAGTTCCAACACCACCGCCGGTGGCGTGGCGACCGGTTCGGGCGTTGGCCCGATGTTCCTCGATTACATCCTGGGCATCACCAAGGCTTACACCACTCGCGTAGGTTCGGGCCCGTTCCCGACTGAGCTGTTTGACGAAGTGGGTGCACACCTGGCCAAACAAGGTCACGAGTTCGGCGCTACCACCGGCCGTGCCCGTCGTTGCGGCTGGTTCGACGCCGTTATCCTGCGTCGCGCTATTGATGTGAACAGCATCTCGGGCATCTGCCTGACCAAGCTGGACGTACTCGATGGTCTGGAAACCATCAACATCTGCACCGGCTACAAAGATGCACAGGGCAACGCCGTTGCGCCGACCGACGCTGACAGCTACGTGGGCCTGCAGCCTGTGTACGAAGAAGTGCCGGGTTGGACCGAATCGACCGTGGGTGCCAAGACCCTGGAAGAGCTGCCGGCTAACGCTCGTGCCTACATCAAACGCGTTGAACAGTTGATCGGCGCGCCGATCGACATTATTTCGACGGGCCCGGACCGCAACGAAACCATCGTTCTGCGTCATCCGTTTGCTTGA